A portion of the Thermosediminibacter oceani DSM 16646 genome contains these proteins:
- a CDS encoding methyl-accepting chemotaxis protein: MTINLGIVGAGKGGTAILKAIYELPDVRIVGIADIDENAPGIKLAKEKGITTFRDCLELLQTPHLDLVIEATGNSKVQELLYTHKQKQTVIIDAFAARLMMTMVNAKEEMVIKLHNQAQELAATAEELNNAIKEIARAARELALGAEELAFKGYTLNESAGSAKSHVQNTGDVLGFIKKVAVQTNLLGLNAAIEAARAGEQGRGFAVVAGEVRKLAEDSARAVEQIGGILQNIERSIGEITRGILETSQVTERQAGATQQIVGRIEQLEQVAENLRKVAGQLAALS, translated from the coding sequence ATTACGATTAACCTGGGGATTGTTGGTGCTGGCAAAGGTGGTACAGCGATTCTCAAGGCGATTTATGAACTTCCGGATGTGCGAATTGTCGGGATCGCCGATATTGACGAAAACGCTCCTGGTATAAAACTGGCTAAGGAAAAAGGGATCACAACTTTTCGCGATTGTCTTGAGCTCTTACAGACACCGCACTTGGATTTAGTGATCGAAGCGACGGGAAATTCTAAAGTTCAGGAACTGCTGTATACCCATAAACAAAAACAAACGGTCATCATCGACGCTTTTGCTGCCCGATTGATGATGACCATGGTCAATGCTAAAGAAGAAATGGTGATAAAACTGCATAACCAGGCACAGGAATTAGCGGCTACAGCTGAGGAGTTAAACAATGCCATCAAAGAAATCGCAAGGGCGGCAAGAGAACTGGCTCTCGGCGCTGAGGAGCTTGCCTTTAAAGGATACACCTTAAACGAATCCGCCGGTAGTGCAAAGAGCCATGTACAAAATACGGGTGACGTTCTTGGGTTTATAAAAAAAGTTGCCGTTCAGACCAACCTTTTGGGGCTTAATGCAGCTATAGAAGCTGCTAGAGCCGGGGAGCAAGGGCGCGGCTTTGCCGTTGTGGCCGGTGAGGTCCGTAAATTAGCCGAGGACAGCGCGAGAGCTGTTGAGCAAATCGGTGGCATTTTGCAAAATATCGAAAGATCGATTGGAGAGATTACCAGGGGAATACTGGAAACAAGTCAGGTTACCGAGCGCCAGGCAGGTGCAACCCAACAGATTGTGGGACGGATCGAACAGCTGGAACAGGTGGCGGAAAATCTCAGAAAAGTAGCGGGCCAATTGGCTGCCCTTAGCTGA
- the hydE gene encoding [FeFe] hydrogenase H-cluster radical SAM maturase HydE, producing MSEHIIVCSTTSHMLKGEKVLRTAGIPVRLIPTPKKYGRLCTTAIVIPSEMKQEAEAILSSEKVQYTGIYEFEPFKVENLLPEDGRVGEDFAGLIKKIEAGQDLSLKEIERLLASENPLEVEALLAAGDKMRQKTVGDVVDIRGGIEFSNYCRKNCNYCGLRRANTSLLRYRMTPEEIIKAAVEMRKLGLSTVILQSGEDPWYTEEKMVEILRGIKSETGMRITMSIGERPRHELEAFRKAGANNYLLRIESANREVFKLAHPDDDYDVRVKNIRDLKELGYVTGSGCIVGLPGQRPEHLAEDIVFLRDMGINMVGLGPFLPARNTPFENLPPGDLLMSLKMVAVARLVLKHVFIPSTTAMATLSPDGLKRGLLSGANVIMVNFTPTAFRKSYEIYSNKAVVTLQWAVDLVKSLGRKLPPYIKETA from the coding sequence ATGTCGGAACACATTATAGTATGCTCGACGACAAGTCACATGCTTAAGGGTGAGAAGGTATTGAGGACGGCGGGTATACCCGTCCGCCTCATACCGACTCCGAAAAAATACGGCCGGCTCTGCACTACCGCTATCGTCATCCCTTCGGAGATGAAGCAGGAGGCCGAGGCTATACTGAGCAGCGAAAAGGTGCAATACACGGGTATCTATGAGTTCGAGCCTTTTAAGGTAGAAAACCTTCTTCCCGAGGACGGAAGGGTTGGGGAGGATTTCGCCGGTCTAATCAAAAAAATAGAGGCCGGCCAGGACCTCTCCCTAAAAGAGATAGAACGCCTTTTGGCTTCGGAAAACCCGTTAGAGGTGGAGGCTCTACTGGCGGCAGGGGACAAGATGAGGCAGAAGACCGTGGGGGATGTAGTGGACATAAGGGGGGGCATAGAATTTTCGAATTACTGCAGAAAGAATTGCAACTACTGCGGCCTGCGTCGAGCAAACACCAGTTTGCTACGCTACCGAATGACGCCGGAAGAAATCATAAAAGCGGCCGTTGAAATGAGGAAGCTGGGCCTTTCCACAGTGATACTCCAATCCGGTGAAGATCCATGGTACACCGAGGAAAAAATGGTCGAAATCCTCAGGGGCATAAAAAGCGAGACCGGCATGAGGATAACCATGAGTATAGGCGAAAGGCCCAGGCACGAGCTGGAGGCCTTCCGGAAGGCGGGGGCTAACAACTACCTCCTTAGAATAGAGTCGGCAAACCGGGAGGTCTTCAAGCTGGCTCACCCCGATGACGATTACGACGTCCGGGTAAAAAACATCCGCGACCTGAAAGAACTGGGATACGTCACGGGTTCCGGTTGCATAGTGGGACTCCCGGGCCAGCGGCCCGAGCACCTGGCGGAGGATATCGTCTTTTTGAGAGATATGGGTATAAACATGGTGGGGTTGGGGCCTTTCCTCCCCGCCAGAAACACGCCCTTTGAGAACTTGCCGCCGGGCGACCTTTTGATGTCCCTAAAGATGGTGGCCGTAGCCCGGCTGGTGCTTAAACACGTCTTCATACCATCGACGACCGCTATGGCCACCCTATCGCCGGATGGACTAAAAAGAGGACTCCTTTCGGGAGCCAACGTGATAATGGTGAATTTCACCCCGACCGCTTTCAGAAAATCCTACGAGATATACTCCAACAAAGCGGTCGTAACGCTGCAGTGGGCGGTGGACCTGGTAAAGAGTCTGGGGAGAAAACTGCCACCGTATATAAAAGAGACCGCATGA
- a CDS encoding DUF554 domain-containing protein has protein sequence MLGTIVNAAAIIAGAFAGNVLKGRFPENVRSTIMQGLSLVVMLIGLSMALETKNLLVVTLSIVTGAIAGEALRIEERLNFLGKNLEERFGNGDSDFTRAFVSASLIYCVGAMAIMGSIESGLTGDHRILFIKSILDGVSAVVFSSSMGIGVAFSAIPVFLYQGGITLAAVFIKSYLTDAIIAEMTAAGGLLIFGIGINMLEGRPRIKVGNLLPAIFTAVVITVFISRFPKL, from the coding sequence TTGCTGGGAACTATCGTAAACGCAGCAGCTATTATAGCAGGGGCCTTTGCGGGGAATGTGCTGAAGGGCCGGTTTCCCGAAAACGTCAGGTCCACGATAATGCAGGGCCTCAGCCTGGTAGTGATGCTTATAGGACTTTCCATGGCCCTGGAGACCAAAAACCTGCTTGTAGTGACCTTAAGTATAGTTACGGGAGCCATAGCGGGAGAGGCATTGCGGATAGAAGAACGGCTCAACTTTCTGGGGAAGAACCTGGAAGAGCGTTTCGGCAACGGTGACAGCGACTTCACCAGGGCCTTCGTTTCCGCAAGCCTCATATACTGCGTTGGAGCCATGGCTATCATGGGGTCCATCGAGAGCGGCCTTACCGGCGATCACAGGATACTGTTTATCAAGTCAATTCTTGACGGGGTTTCCGCGGTGGTGTTTTCGTCGAGTATGGGAATCGGTGTGGCTTTCTCGGCCATACCGGTTTTCCTCTACCAGGGAGGTATAACCCTGGCGGCCGTATTTATTAAATCATACCTTACCGACGCTATAATAGCTGAAATGACCGCCGCTGGAGGTCTGCTCATTTTCGGGATAGGTATCAACATGCTGGAAGGCAGACCCCGTATAAAGGTGGGGAACCTGCTGCCGGCGATTTTTACGGCAGTCGTCATAACGGTTTTCATTTCGCGCTTTCCGAAACTGTAA
- the hydG gene encoding [FeFe] hydrogenase H-cluster radical SAM maturase HydG, which produces MPYIGKNRDLEELKADFIDDEAINRALEAGKRVSRDGIREILKKAGEARGLDLEDVAALLHCEDDELLEEMYAIGREIKDRIYGNRIVIFAPLYYSDYCVNNCRYCGYRRDNRTPRRRLTMEEVRREVEILEEMGHKRLALEAGEDPVNCPIEYTLEVIKTVYDTRLKNGSIRRVNVNIAATTVENYRKLKDAGIGTYILFQETYHRPTYKHMHPSGPKSDYDYHTTAMDRAMEGGIDDVGLGVLFGLYDYKYEVLALLQHAQHLEEKYGVGPHTISFPRIRPALGVSVKDFPYLVSDRDFKKIVAIVRLAVPYTGMILSTRERPDFREEVISVGISQISAGSCTGVGGYYDEISRKNRESHAQFQVEDHRTPNEVLLSLCEQGYLPSYCTACYRSGRTGDRFMQLAKSGNIHNCCQPNAILTFKEFLMDYADPRLKELGEKVIKKSLEDIPNPTVKQKTEERLARIEQGERDLFF; this is translated from the coding sequence ATGCCTTACATCGGTAAAAACCGGGACCTGGAGGAACTGAAGGCCGATTTCATAGACGACGAAGCCATAAACCGCGCACTGGAGGCCGGTAAAAGGGTTTCCAGAGATGGTATAAGGGAGATCCTCAAAAAAGCCGGGGAAGCGAGGGGCCTCGACTTGGAAGATGTGGCAGCCCTTTTGCACTGCGAAGATGACGAGTTGCTGGAGGAAATGTACGCCATTGGCAGGGAAATAAAAGACAGGATTTACGGCAACAGAATAGTGATCTTTGCACCCCTCTACTACAGCGACTACTGCGTAAATAACTGCCGCTACTGCGGTTACAGGAGGGATAACAGGACCCCGCGCCGGCGCCTCACCATGGAGGAAGTTAGGCGCGAAGTCGAGATACTGGAGGAGATGGGTCACAAGCGGCTGGCCCTGGAGGCCGGAGAAGACCCGGTAAACTGCCCTATAGAATACACCCTTGAAGTGATCAAGACCGTCTACGACACCCGTTTGAAAAACGGCAGCATCCGCCGGGTTAACGTGAACATAGCGGCCACCACGGTGGAAAATTACCGGAAATTAAAGGATGCGGGTATAGGAACCTACATCCTCTTTCAGGAAACCTACCACAGGCCCACGTACAAACACATGCATCCGTCGGGCCCAAAGAGTGACTACGATTACCATACCACCGCCATGGATCGCGCCATGGAAGGCGGTATCGACGATGTGGGGCTGGGTGTTCTTTTCGGGCTCTACGACTACAAATACGAGGTGCTGGCACTCCTCCAGCATGCACAGCACCTGGAAGAAAAATACGGCGTCGGCCCCCACACCATATCTTTTCCCAGGATTAGGCCGGCTCTGGGCGTAAGCGTAAAGGACTTCCCGTACCTGGTATCCGACCGGGATTTCAAAAAGATAGTCGCCATAGTGCGCTTGGCGGTGCCCTATACCGGAATGATTCTGTCTACCAGGGAGCGCCCCGACTTCAGGGAAGAGGTAATCTCCGTGGGTATCTCTCAGATAAGCGCCGGCTCGTGCACCGGAGTCGGAGGATATTACGATGAAATATCCCGTAAAAACCGGGAATCCCACGCCCAGTTCCAGGTGGAGGATCACAGGACCCCCAACGAAGTTCTGCTTTCCCTGTGCGAGCAGGGGTACCTCCCGAGCTACTGTACCGCCTGCTACCGTAGCGGGCGTACCGGCGACAGGTTCATGCAGCTCGCTAAATCGGGCAATATCCACAACTGCTGCCAGCCAAATGCAATCCTTACCTTTAAAGAATTTCTGATGGACTACGCCGACCCCAGGCTAAAGGAACTGGGAGAAAAGGTTATAAAAAAGAGCCTCGAAGATATCCCTAATCCTACCGTAAAGCAAAAGACCGAAGAGAGGCTGGCAAGAATCGAACAGGGCGAAAGAGACCTGTTCTTTTAA
- a CDS encoding YkuS family protein has product MKKTIAVDDSLSNVKELLKERGYAVTRIGDNRADAIVVNGLDDNFSGIEDTTFNIPVVNAEGKTVLQVLEELEGKL; this is encoded by the coding sequence ATGAAAAAAACCATAGCCGTGGACGATTCCCTCAGCAATGTAAAGGAACTGCTGAAGGAAAGGGGATACGCCGTAACCCGAATCGGCGATAACAGGGCCGATGCCATTGTAGTAAATGGCCTAGATGACAACTTTTCGGGTATTGAGGATACTACGTTTAACATTCCGGTGGTAAACGCCGAGGGAAAAACCGTCCTCCAGGTTCTCGAGGAACTGGAAGGTAAGTTATGA
- a CDS encoding YkuS family protein, with amino-acid sequence MSRVIALEDGLEDLGEYLRQRGFITVPWSQVSGPVDAVVYTGRKLKDIVSKPYNSFSEEMSDELTPMSPFGVLLVNAEERTPEEVYEIIKNRVYEHFI; translated from the coding sequence ATGTCCCGGGTGATAGCACTGGAGGATGGATTGGAGGATCTGGGCGAATACTTGAGGCAGCGGGGATTTATCACCGTACCCTGGAGCCAGGTCAGCGGTCCGGTAGACGCCGTGGTCTACACCGGCAGAAAGCTCAAGGATATAGTTTCGAAACCCTATAACAGCTTTTCAGAGGAGATGTCCGACGAACTAACTCCGATGAGCCCCTTTGGGGTGTTGCTGGTAAACGCCGAAGAAAGGACTCCGGAGGAGGTATACGAGATAATAAAAAACCGGGTCTACGAACATTTTATTTAA
- a CDS encoding aminotransferase class V-fold PLP-dependent enzyme, with protein MIYFDNAATTWPKPEEVYRAVEDAMRNFGGNPGRSGHRMALAAARLVYEARETLAEFFNAESPTNIVFTMNATDALNTAIKGVLKPGDHVITTSMEHNSVARPIFALTKSGVEWDIVRCGTDGSLDPDDVVKAIKPNTRLIAITHASNVTGTIMPVGEIGKIARERGILLLVDAAQSAGVLDIDVQGMNIDLLAFPGHKGLYGPQGTGGLYVREGLQLTPIRQGGTGSFSEELEQPEILPDRLECGTLNTPGIAGLAAGVDFVKKKGLKNIRYHEEQLTQRFLEGLKEIDGVTVYGPEKAADRCAVISLNFNNLDSAELAYLLDSRFDIQVRPGLHCSPLAHRTLGTEDRGTVRFSFSVFNTVEEIDRALEALREISLSSR; from the coding sequence ATGATATATTTTGATAATGCGGCCACAACCTGGCCCAAGCCCGAAGAGGTTTACAGGGCCGTGGAAGATGCCATGAGAAATTTCGGCGGGAACCCGGGCCGCAGCGGCCACAGGATGGCTCTGGCCGCCGCACGCTTGGTGTACGAGGCGAGGGAAACCCTGGCCGAATTTTTCAACGCTGAAAGTCCGACGAATATAGTTTTCACCATGAACGCCACCGATGCTCTAAACACCGCCATAAAGGGTGTACTCAAGCCCGGTGACCACGTAATAACCACTTCCATGGAGCACAACTCGGTGGCAAGACCGATCTTCGCCCTGACGAAATCCGGAGTGGAATGGGATATCGTAAGGTGCGGCACCGACGGGTCTCTGGATCCCGACGATGTAGTGAAGGCCATAAAGCCCAATACCCGGCTCATAGCGATAACCCATGCTTCCAACGTTACCGGAACCATAATGCCCGTCGGGGAAATCGGAAAAATAGCCCGGGAAAGGGGCATTCTCCTTCTGGTGGATGCCGCCCAGTCGGCGGGAGTGCTGGACATCGACGTGCAGGGGATGAACATCGACTTACTGGCGTTCCCGGGCCATAAGGGCCTCTACGGTCCGCAGGGCACCGGGGGGCTTTACGTCAGGGAGGGGCTGCAGCTTACTCCCATCAGGCAGGGAGGTACCGGCAGTTTTTCCGAAGAACTGGAGCAGCCCGAAATTCTGCCGGACAGGCTGGAGTGCGGCACCCTTAATACACCGGGAATTGCCGGCCTTGCCGCCGGTGTCGACTTTGTCAAAAAAAAGGGCCTGAAAAACATCCGCTACCACGAAGAGCAGCTGACCCAAAGATTTCTAGAAGGCCTTAAAGAAATTGACGGCGTCACCGTTTACGGTCCTGAAAAGGCCGCCGATCGCTGTGCCGTAATTTCCCTGAATTTTAATAATCTCGATTCGGCGGAGCTTGCCTACCTTTTGGACAGCCGGTTCGACATCCAGGTTCGCCCGGGGCTCCACTGCAGCCCCCTGGCTCACCGGACTTTAGGCACCGAAGATCGTGGAACCGTCAGGTTCAGCTTCTCGGTATTCAACACCGTTGAAGAGATAGACAGGGCCCTGGAAGCTTTAAGAGAGATCTCTTTAAGCAGCCGATAA
- a CDS encoding diacylglycerol/lipid kinase family protein, whose amino-acid sequence MKIFFIVNPTAGRKKALAVWESLKPFIDFPYDFALTEGPGKATAIAKEAVKAGYERIVAVGGDGTVREVARALSGTEALLGVIPAGTGNDFVRSAGISQNPQKALETVKNGKVRCIDLIRVDDNCFINVAGAGLDAEVADAINKNMRFLRGAPAYVTGLFKVLATFAPRRAVIEIDGRVLHRKVWLVSVGNARYYGGGMMICPDALLDDGLLDVCIVNSIGRMELLRFLPSVFTGKHKNHPAYEVFRGKKVRVEFERPTKVHADGDVIGTTPVEFSVEPGALKVITGEYNSASFR is encoded by the coding sequence TTGAAAATATTTTTTATTGTAAATCCTACTGCCGGCAGGAAAAAAGCTCTGGCGGTTTGGGAAAGTTTAAAGCCTTTCATTGATTTTCCCTACGATTTCGCCCTGACGGAAGGCCCGGGTAAAGCCACCGCCATCGCAAAAGAGGCCGTGAAGGCGGGATACGAGAGGATAGTGGCCGTAGGCGGCGACGGCACTGTGCGGGAGGTGGCCCGGGCTTTGTCCGGTACCGAAGCCCTGCTGGGGGTGATTCCGGCCGGCACCGGCAACGATTTTGTAAGGTCAGCGGGAATTTCTCAAAACCCTCAAAAAGCCCTGGAAACCGTCAAGAACGGCAAGGTAAGATGCATCGACCTAATAAGAGTGGATGACAATTGTTTTATAAACGTGGCCGGCGCCGGTCTTGATGCGGAAGTGGCCGATGCCATCAATAAAAACATGAGGTTTTTAAGGGGTGCGCCGGCATACGTAACGGGGCTTTTTAAGGTTCTGGCGACATTTGCTCCCCGGCGGGCGGTTATCGAAATCGATGGACGGGTGCTGCACCGTAAAGTCTGGCTCGTGTCCGTCGGCAACGCCCGTTATTACGGCGGAGGCATGATGATATGCCCCGACGCCCTGCTCGACGACGGGCTGCTGGACGTCTGCATAGTGAACAGCATCGGCAGGATGGAGCTTTTAAGATTCCTTCCCAGCGTGTTTACCGGGAAGCACAAAAATCATCCCGCTTACGAGGTTTTCAGGGGCAAAAAGGTAAGGGTTGAGTTCGAAAGGCCCACGAAAGTCCACGCCGACGGCGACGTGATAGGCACCACACCTGTAGAATTCTCTGTGGAACCCGGTGCTTTAAAAGTGATAACGGGAGAGTATAATTCTGCCAGCTTCCGATAA
- a CDS encoding IS1182 family transposase, with protein sequence MLTKKNREIIEQVELVSIDSLVPQDHLLRAVEESIDFNFIYDEVKDLYSENTGRPSIDPVVLIKLLMLQALYGIRSMRQTIREVEVNVAYRWFLGYGLQEKIPHFSTFGKNYERRFKESDLFEKIFERVLMEAIECGFVKTDAVFIDATHIKASANKNKYIEKVAKQRTQKYKEELLKEINAEREANGKKPFEEEDDDDDNNKGENSSKKVRVSTTDPESGMFQKGEKERCFAYTASVACDRNNFVLGVKIAPGNVHDSQVFSDLFQEVNDKFSKIEAVVVDAGYKTPGICREIIEAGALPVMPYKRPMTKDGYFKKREYVYDEYYDCYICPNNQILEYSTTNRAGYREYRSNPQICCKCPMRLQCTKSKNYTKIITRHIWEHYIEIAEDIRHTQWGKELYKMRGQTIERVFADAKEKHGMRYTNLRGLRKVGHYLTLLFACMNLKKLALWKKRRGTFPPTVPALHSFFLKIFFAFNKKPLLGYAS encoded by the coding sequence ATGTTAACGAAGAAAAATCGAGAAATAATAGAGCAGGTAGAATTAGTAAGCATCGATAGCTTAGTACCTCAAGACCATCTCCTTAGGGCAGTAGAAGAAAGCATCGACTTTAATTTCATTTATGATGAAGTAAAAGACCTATATAGCGAAAATACAGGAAGACCTAGTATTGACCCGGTAGTGTTAATTAAGCTACTCATGCTCCAAGCATTGTATGGAATCCGCTCCATGCGCCAAACCATCAGAGAAGTAGAAGTCAATGTAGCTTACCGTTGGTTTTTAGGCTATGGATTACAAGAAAAAATACCTCACTTTTCAACTTTTGGAAAAAACTATGAACGGCGGTTTAAGGAAAGTGATCTATTTGAAAAGATATTCGAGCGGGTGTTGATGGAAGCAATAGAATGCGGGTTTGTTAAAACAGATGCAGTATTTATCGATGCTACTCACATAAAAGCCAGTGCCAATAAGAATAAATATATCGAGAAAGTCGCTAAGCAACGGACTCAAAAATATAAGGAAGAACTTTTAAAAGAAATCAACGCCGAACGGGAAGCAAACGGTAAAAAGCCCTTTGAAGAAGAAGATGATGATGACGATAACAACAAAGGAGAAAATAGCTCTAAAAAAGTCAGGGTAAGCACCACAGATCCTGAAAGTGGGATGTTTCAAAAAGGGGAAAAAGAGCGCTGCTTTGCCTACACAGCTTCTGTAGCCTGTGACCGGAACAACTTTGTCCTTGGTGTCAAAATAGCACCTGGAAATGTTCATGACAGCCAGGTATTCTCCGATTTATTTCAAGAAGTAAACGATAAATTTTCTAAAATAGAGGCGGTAGTGGTTGATGCAGGCTACAAAACCCCCGGGATATGCAGAGAAATCATTGAGGCAGGAGCGCTTCCCGTTATGCCCTACAAGAGGCCGATGACCAAAGATGGCTACTTTAAAAAACGCGAATACGTCTATGACGAATATTATGATTGTTACATATGCCCCAACAACCAAATATTAGAATACAGCACCACCAACCGGGCGGGATACCGGGAATATAGGAGCAACCCCCAAATATGCTGTAAATGTCCCATGCGCCTACAGTGCACCAAAAGTAAAAATTACACAAAAATCATAACTCGGCATATATGGGAGCATTACATAGAAATAGCGGAAGATATAAGACACACCCAATGGGGTAAAGAACTATACAAAATGCGCGGCCAGACCATCGAGCGGGTATTTGCCGATGCGAAGGAAAAGCATGGCATGCGCTATACAAATCTACGAGGCTTGAGGAAAGTTGGACATTACCTCACGCTTCTTTTCGCATGCATGAATTTAAAAAAGCTGGCTTTATGGAAGAAAAGACGGGGAACGTTTCCGCCAACAGTCCCCGCTTTACATTCGTTTTTCTTAAAAATTTTCTTCGCCTTCAACAAAAAGCCGCTTTTAGGTTATGCATCCTAA
- a CDS encoding M23 family metallopeptidase: MKGNKRGGFITLMIIPHSEKPTFSISVTLSLIKLMKYIAAGTAVLLAGASVYFFLSYRELKARNEELSDKAGKYEAIQDRIEYFEEKTRSMEEKVKKLEELDASLREMLKNDPALKAQLDRKTSPPSQPAGLASRSGIDRQRALEQLEELDRRLEEQENNLEQLVAALEARNKRLACTPSIWPIRGRVTSGFGYRRSPFGRSTEFHDGLDIAAPYGSPIKATADGKVTFAGYKSGYGYTVEISHGYGIETAYSHVSRILVKAGQRVKKGDTIARVGSSGRSTGPHLHYMVKVNGMPRNPEEYLD; the protein is encoded by the coding sequence GTGAAAGGAAATAAGAGGGGCGGATTTATCACATTGATGATAATACCGCACTCGGAAAAGCCCACTTTTTCTATTTCGGTTACTTTATCCCTTATAAAACTCATGAAGTACATAGCCGCCGGGACGGCCGTGCTGCTAGCGGGAGCATCCGTTTATTTTTTCCTTTCTTACAGAGAGCTTAAAGCCAGGAACGAGGAGCTCTCCGATAAGGCCGGAAAATACGAAGCTATTCAGGACCGGATTGAATATTTTGAAGAAAAAACAAGGAGCATGGAGGAGAAAGTAAAAAAGCTGGAGGAACTGGATGCAAGCCTGAGGGAGATGCTTAAAAATGACCCGGCGCTGAAAGCGCAGCTTGATAGGAAAACTTCACCGCCCTCTCAGCCTGCGGGGCTTGCCAGCAGGAGCGGAATCGACAGGCAAAGGGCCCTTGAGCAGCTCGAGGAGCTCGACAGGAGGCTGGAGGAACAGGAAAACAACCTTGAGCAGCTGGTGGCGGCGTTAGAGGCCAGAAACAAAAGGTTGGCCTGCACTCCATCTATATGGCCTATTAGGGGGAGAGTAACGTCCGGGTTCGGGTACAGGCGCTCCCCCTTCGGCCGGAGCACAGAGTTTCACGACGGCCTTGACATAGCGGCCCCTTACGGAAGCCCGATAAAGGCTACCGCCGATGGAAAGGTTACCTTTGCCGGGTACAAGTCCGGTTACGGCTATACGGTGGAGATAAGCCACGGTTACGGCATTGAGACTGCTTACAGCCATGTCTCCAGGATTCTGGTGAAGGCGGGACAGCGGGTCAAGAAAGGGGACACTATTGCCAGGGTGGGAAGTTCCGGCAGGAGCACGGGGCCCCATCTTCACTACATGGTAAAGGTAAACGGTATGCCCAGGAACCCTGAGGAATACTTGGATTAA
- a CDS encoding DUF4446 family protein yields the protein MVFDFTKLLNDFIFAHLDWVLLLLTVISLLSLFFFVVINARLSSISKKYTAIMRGVNGKNLEALLMEYMDSVASAKSDFSELKDRIEALEKESLNAIKKVHIKRYNAFEDMGGNLSFSISLLNGHNSGVLITSIYGRDENRVYLKPVVNGSSTYPLSPEEKEVLEEAISGKGFFTDDGEF from the coding sequence ATGGTCTTTGATTTCACAAAACTTCTAAACGATTTTATCTTCGCACACCTGGACTGGGTGCTGCTTTTGCTCACCGTAATTTCGCTTTTAAGCCTCTTTTTTTTCGTAGTCATAAACGCCAGACTCTCGTCGATTTCCAAAAAATACACCGCCATAATGCGGGGCGTGAACGGCAAAAACCTGGAAGCCTTACTGATGGAGTATATGGATAGTGTCGCCAGCGCAAAATCCGATTTTTCGGAATTGAAGGACCGGATAGAGGCCCTGGAAAAGGAAAGCCTTAACGCGATCAAAAAGGTACATATCAAGAGGTACAACGCCTTCGAAGATATGGGCGGGAACCTGAGCTTTTCCATTTCCCTTCTAAACGGACATAACAGCGGGGTTCTAATTACCAGCATATACGGCAGGGATGAAAACCGGGTATACCTGAAACCCGTAGTGAACGGCAGCTCTACTTATCCGCTGAGCCCGGAAGAAAAAGAAGTGCTGGAGGAGGCTATTTCCGGAAAAGGATTTTTTACAGACGATGGCGAATTTTAA
- a CDS encoding bactofilin family protein produces MFGKRGETVDLNTERVDTLLGKGTEFKGTIKASGVLRIEGRIEGEIESSGDIIIAEGGVVNAQIKARNAIVAGELNGNMLLTGKLEIKSSGKVLGDLKVDSITIEDGAVFEGRCEMSREKKTKTQKTDPT; encoded by the coding sequence ATGTTCGGCAAAAGAGGCGAAACTGTGGATTTAAATACCGAACGGGTGGATACACTCCTGGGAAAGGGGACGGAATTTAAAGGCACTATTAAGGCGAGCGGCGTGCTTCGCATCGAAGGCAGGATTGAAGGGGAAATAGAGAGTTCCGGCGATATAATCATTGCCGAGGGCGGTGTCGTCAACGCCCAGATAAAGGCTAGGAATGCCATTGTAGCCGGGGAGCTCAACGGAAACATGCTCCTGACCGGAAAGCTGGAAATAAAATCTTCCGGCAAAGTGCTGGGGGATTTGAAAGTTGATAGTATTACCATCGAGGACGGGGCGGTTTTCGAAGGCAGGTGCGAAATGAGCAGGGAGAAAAAAACAAAAACTCAAAAAACGGACCCAACGTAA